One genomic region from Gossypium hirsutum isolate 1008001.06 chromosome D13, Gossypium_hirsutum_v2.1, whole genome shotgun sequence encodes:
- the LOC107918769 gene encoding protein ASPARTIC PROTEASE IN GUARD CELL 2: MSLVAILVTILQLALCSIAIATNSFPDFQLLNVNETLTGTKMFMPLGLSETDDHRGKWSLKLVHRDKLLPPIDSSTLHNHGRRFHARMQRDVKRVASLLRRLPGKGTHDGDAAYQVNDFGSDVVSGMDQGSGEYFVRIGVGSPPRSQYMVIDSGSDIVWVQCQPCNQCYRQSDPVFDPANSASFSGVSCGSSVCDRIDNSGCNAGRYCRYEVMYGDGSYTKGTLALETLTFGRTVVKNVAIGCGHVNRGMFIGAAGLLGLGGGSMSLVGQLGGQTGGAFSYCLVSRGTDASGSLVFGRGTMPVGATWVPLLRNPRAPSFYYVGLSGLGVGGVRVPISEDVFRLTELGYGGVVMDTGTAVTRLPSSAYNPFRDAFITQTTNLPRASKVSIFDTCYNLSGFVSVRVPTVSFYFSGGPVLTLPARNFLIPVDNMGTFCFAFAPSGSGLSIIGNIQQEGIQISFDGANGFVGFGPNVC, encoded by the coding sequence ATGTCGTTAGTAGCAATATTAGTGACGATACTGCAATTAGCTCTATGCAGCATCGCCATCGCCACCAACTCGTTCCCTGACTTTCAACTCTTGAACGTGAATGAAACACTCACAGGGACGAAAATGTTTATGCCCCTCGGATTATCAGAAACCGATGATCATCGGGGGAAATGGAGCCTGAAACTTGTCCATCGAGACAAGTTATTACCTCCCATCGATTCCTCTACTTTGCACAACCATGGCCGCCGTTTTCATGCACGTATGCAGAGGGACGTTAAAAGGGTGGCGAGCCTCCTCCGCCGTCTCCCCGGAAAAGGAACCCACGACGGTGACGCGGCTTACCAGGTGAACGATTTTGGGTCGGATGTCGTTTCGGGAATGGACCAAGGGAGTGGCGAGTATTTCGTGAGAATCGGCGTTGGTAGCCCACCGAGGAGTCAGTATATGGTTATTGATTCGGGTAGTGATATTGTTTGGGTCCAGTGTCAGCCTTGCAACCAATGCTATCGACAATCCGACCCAGTTTTCGACCCGGCTAACTCCGCTTCTTTCTCCGGCGTCTCTTGTGGCTCTTCCGTTTGTGACCGGATTGATAATTCGGGTTGCAATGCGGGTCGGTATTGTCGGTACGAAGTTATGTATGGTGACGGGTCTTACACGAAAGGAACCCTGGCGCTTGAAACGCTCACTTTTGGTCGAACGGTAGTTAAAAACGTGGCCATCGGGTGCGGGCATGTTAACCGGGGCATGTTCATCGGGGCAGCCGGGTTGTTGGGCCTTGGAGGTGGATCCATGTCACTTGTGGGTCAATTGGGTGGCCAAACAGGTGGTGCATTTAGCTACTGTTTGGTGAGCCGGGGCACTGACGCATCCGGGTCATTGGTATTCGGTCGTGGAACAATGCCCGTTGGTGCCACGTGGGTCCCTTTGCTACGCAACCCGCGGGCCCCAAGCTTTTACTACGTCGGGCTTTCGGGTCTCGGAGTAGGAGGCGTTCGGGTGCCCATATCCGAAGATGTTTTCAGGCTCACCGAATTAGGCTACGGAGGAGTCGTTATGGACACTGGCACTGCTGTGACAAGGCTCCCATCCTCGGCTTACAACCCCTTCCGTGACGCTTTCATCACGCAAACAACTAACCTTCCTCGTGCCTCCAAAGTGTCCATATTCGATACGTGTTATAACTTATCGGGTTTCGTCTCAGTTCGGGTCCCGACAGTATCATTCTATTTTTCGGGTGGGCCAGTCCTGACCCTACCCGCAAGGAACTTTCTTATACCTGTTGATAATATGGGAACTTTCTGTTTTGCATTTGCTCCCTCTGGTTCAGGACTTTCAATAATAGGGAACATCCAACAAGAGGGGATCCAGATTTCCTTTGATGGAGCCAATGGGTTTGTGGGGTTTGGCCCCAATGTTTGCTAA